AGTGGCTTGATTCTAGGCCAAGATTCTGGCAACAGATTGTagtctcattttgttttgttcagtctcactggctttttttttctctcttgtctctTTCCCTTAGGCTGAGGGTAAAAAGCTGGGATTGGTAGGCTGGGTCCAGAACACTGACCAGGGCACAGTGCAAGGACAATTACAAGGTCCCATCTCCAAAGTGCGTCATATGCAGGAATGGCTTGAGACAAGAGGAAGTCCCAATTCACGCATCGACAGAGCAAacttcaaaaatgagaaagtcaTCTTAAAGTTGGATTATTCAGATTTCCAAATTGTGAAATAATgata
This is a stretch of genomic DNA from Manis javanica isolate MJ-LG chromosome 8, MJ_LKY, whole genome shotgun sequence. It encodes these proteins:
- the ACYP1 gene encoding acylphosphatase-1 — protein: MSMAEGDTLISVDYEIFGKVQGVFFRKYTQAEGKKLGLVGWVQNTDQGTVQGQLQGPISKVRHMQEWLETRGSPNSRIDRANFKNEKVILKLDYSDFQIVK